The Streptomyces sp. NBC_00236 DNA window CTCGAAGTCCAGCCGCGCGCCGAGCGCATCGAGCATCACCGACATCTCGTACCGGGTGCGCCGGGCCATGAGGTTCCCGCCGAGGCTGGCCCGGCGCCGGATCCGCTCCGTCGCTATGCGGCCCCAGCCATCGGCGAGACCGGGCAGAGCGGCCCGCACCAGGGGGTGGCGCGAGCCCGCGTGGTGATCGACCCCGGAACCGATCTCCAGCGTGGAGCCGTCCCACTCGACCGCGCCGAGGGAGGACACGCGCTCGAGCGAGACCAGGGTGTCGCAGCTCAGCCCCTCGCGGAACTGCGCGAACAGATCGCTGCAGCCCTGTGCGTAGACGGCGCCGGGGGCGGCTCCGGCGGACACGGCTCCGGCCGTCGACGTAGGACGTTCGAGTGTGAAGTGCGGAACGGTGCGCTGGGTGGGGGCGACCATCCCGGTGGGGAGCAGGAGCATGCGGACCGTGCCTCCTGGCCTGTCATGACAGAGAGTTATCTCATAGCTGAAATAGCTACTGATGAGATTTCTAGCACCAAGGTGTTGTCGTAACAAGGGGTTCGCGACGGTCTCCGGCTTGTATCGTGAACGACGCACCGCCGCGCCGTGCGCGGTGTTTCCGGAAGGAGATGCGGGGGCGTGGCACGACACCGCCCTCCCACCGCACATGACTCGTAGAGCAGCGGGCCGCCCCGACGCGGTCGACCTCATCCTGGAGCAGTGGAAGCGCGAACTGCCCGCCCTCGATGCCTCGCCCATGGAGGTGCTGGGCCGGTTGCACCGCAGCTTCCTGCGGTACCAGGGGCTGCTGTCCGACCTCTTCGAATGCTTCGACCTGAACATGGCCGCGTTCGACGTGCTGGCAGCCCTGCGCAGGTCGGGGCCCCCCTATCGGCAGACGGCCGGCCAGCTCGCGGACATCGCCCTGGTCACCACCGGCGGCATCACCCTGCGGCTGGACCGGCTGGAGCAGGCGGGCCTGGTGACCAGGGAGCGCGACGGGGCGGACCGCAG harbors:
- a CDS encoding FAD binding domain-containing protein, which produces MLLLPTGMVAPTQRTVPHFTLERPTSTAGAVSAGAAPGAVYAQGCSDLFAQFREGLSCDTLVSLERVSSLGAVEWDGSTLEIGSGVDHHAGSRHPLVRAALPGLADGWGRIATERIRRRASLGGNLMARRTRYEMSVMLDALGARLDFETTLGPVTVPPDALWDRSEPPGGLLRAVRITNVPQVWFGYERSMRPLLTVAAAVRADTVTMTVGSEYTRPFTVAAPLGTDPAELAARLPDAVGDAAGTARYRRHVAGVLLGRLLERRTFEKGSPR
- a CDS encoding MarR family winged helix-turn-helix transcriptional regulator, with the protein product MTRRAAGRPDAVDLILEQWKRELPALDASPMEVLGRLHRSFLRYQGLLSDLFECFDLNMAAFDVLAALRRSGPPYRQTAGQLADIALVTTGGITLRLDRLEQAGLVTRERDGADRRVVYARLTERGIEIADVVAVAHFANEERMLAELSEAERRRLGLLLGKLERSLETAERTPPDRAALAASVRRDPPRNP